From a single Glycine soja cultivar W05 chromosome 19, ASM419377v2, whole genome shotgun sequence genomic region:
- the LOC114399898 gene encoding AAA-ATPase At3g28580-like codes for MSVRDHTQKIDLVETMKELWAQMGSLMATIVFMYTIFERFFPPHLREKLQAYTQKLTNHFNPYIQISFPEFSGERLKKSEAYTAIQTYLSANSSQRAKRLKAEVVNDSQTPLVLSMDDNEEITDEFHGIKLWWSANKVSNNPQRYNPFSYYGSSDEKRFYKLTFHKRHRDIVTMSYIKHVLDEGKDIEMRNRQLKLYTNNPSSGWYGYKQSKWSHIVFEHPATFETLAMDRRKKEDILKDLVKFKKGKDYYAKIGKAWKRGYLLYGPPGTGKSTMIAAIANFMNYDVYDLELTAVKDNTELRKLLIETPSKSITVIEDIDCSLDLTGQRKKKKEENEDEEQKDPMRRNEEESSKSSKVTLSGLLNFIDGIWSACGGERIIVFTTNYVEKLDPALIRRGRMDKHIEMSYCCYDAFKVLAKNYLDVESHHLFGAIGGLLEETDMSPADVAENLMPKSVDEDVEICLHKLIKALEEAKEEKARKKAEEEEEARLKEEKVKEESTQMEEKHKGKTGEDVKENGFH; via the coding sequence GATGAAGGAACTATGGGCACAAATGGGGTCACTAATGGCCACTATTGTGTTCATGTACACAATCTTTGAGCGCTTCTTCCCTCCACACTTGCGTGAAAAACTTCAAGCCTATACTCAAAAACTCACCAACCATTTCAACCCTTACATCCAAATAAGCTTCCCTGAGTTCTCAGGGGAACGACTGAAGAAGAGTGAAGCATACACAGCCATCCAAACCTACCTGAGTGCAAACTCATCCCAGAGAGCCAAAAGGCTCAAAGCTGAAGTTGTGAATGATAGCCAAACCCCTCTTGTCCTCAGCATGGATGACAACGAAGAGATAACTGACGAgtttcatggcatcaaactATGGTGGAGTGCAAACAAAGTAAGCAACAATCCACAAAGATACAACCCTTTTTCTTATTACGGTTCCTCAGACGAGAAAAGGTTCTACAAGCTAACATTCCATAAGCGCCACCGTGATATTGTCACCATGTCTTACATAAAGCATGTTTTGGATGAGGGAAAGGATATTGAGATGAGAAACAGACAGTTGAAGCTTTACACCAACAATCCTAGTAGTGGTTGGTATGGTTACAAGCAATCAAAGTGGAGCCACATTGTGTTTGAGCACCCTGCCACTTTTGAAACACTCGCTATGGAtcggagaaagaaggaggatatACTTAAAGACCTTGTGAAGTTTAAGAAGGGAAAGGATTATTATGCAAAGATAGGTAAAGCTTGGAAGCGTGGCTATCTTTTGTACGGTCCTCCGGGGACTGGTAAGTCTACCATGATTGCTGCTATTGCTAATTTCATGAACTATGATGTGTATGATCTTGAGTTAACCGCGGTGAAGGACAACACTGAGCTAAGGAAGCTGTTGATTGAGACTCCGAGTAAGTCTATCACGGTGATTGAGGACATTGATTGCTCACTCGATCTTACCGgccagaggaagaagaaaaaggaagagaatgagGATGAAGAACAAAAAGATCCTATGAGGAGAAATGAGGAGGAGAGTAGCAAGAGTAGTAAGGTGACTCTGTCTGGGTTGTTGAATTTTATAGATGGGATTTGGTCTGCTTGTGGAGGTGAGAGGATCATTGTTTTCACGACGAATTATGTGGAGAAACTTGACCCTGCTTTGATTAGGAGAGGGAGGATGGATAAGCACATAGAGATGTCTTATTGTTGCTATGATGCATTCAAGGTGCTGGCCAAGAACTACTTGGATGTTGAGTCTCATCATTTGTTTGGTGCAATTGGGGGATTGTTGGAAGAAACAGATATGTCCCCGGCTGATGTTGCTGAGAATCTGATGCCAAAGTCTGTGGATGAAGATGTGGAGATTTGCCTGCACAAATTGATTAAGGCTCTTGAAGAGGCCAAGGAGGAAAAAGCAAGGAAAaaggcagaagaagaagaagaagcacggTTGAAGGaggagaaagtgaaggaagagTCTACTCAGATGGAGGAAAAACACAAAGGAAAAACTGGGGAGGATGTGAAGGAAAATGGTTTTCATTGA